In Natronospira bacteriovora, a single window of DNA contains:
- the gap gene encoding type I glyceraldehyde-3-phosphate dehydrogenase, with amino-acid sequence MAIKVAINGYGRIGRNVLRALYESGRTGEIQIVAINDLGDAKTNAHLTRFDTAHGRFPGEVKVEGDYLVVNGDKIKVCAERDPAKLPWGELGVDLVMECTGLFASKDKASAHIQAGAKKVIISAPAGKDLPTIVYGVNHDSLTADDTVISNASCTTNCLAPLVKPLNDKVGIEAGLMNTIHAYTNDQVLTDVYHSDLRRARSATMSMIPTKTGAAAAVGLVMPELNGKLDGFAVRVPTINVSMVDLSFTASRETSVEEINGILKEAAEGPLKGVLAFSEEPLVSVDFNHDPASSTVDAGLTKVINGNLVKVCAWYDNEWGFSNRMLDTALALMKA; translated from the coding sequence ATGGCGATCAAGGTAGCAATCAACGGTTATGGCCGCATCGGCCGCAATGTGCTGCGGGCCCTGTACGAGTCCGGCCGCACGGGTGAGATCCAGATCGTGGCCATCAATGATCTGGGTGATGCCAAGACCAACGCCCATCTGACCCGCTTCGACACCGCCCACGGCCGTTTCCCCGGTGAAGTGAAGGTGGAAGGCGATTACCTTGTCGTCAACGGTGACAAGATCAAGGTCTGCGCCGAGCGTGATCCGGCCAAGCTCCCCTGGGGCGAGCTGGGTGTGGATCTGGTGATGGAGTGCACCGGCCTGTTTGCCAGCAAGGACAAGGCTTCCGCTCATATCCAGGCGGGCGCCAAGAAGGTCATCATTTCCGCGCCGGCCGGCAAGGATCTGCCCACCATCGTCTACGGCGTCAACCACGACAGCCTGACGGCCGATGACACCGTGATCTCCAACGCCTCCTGCACCACCAACTGCCTGGCCCCGCTGGTCAAGCCGCTGAACGACAAGGTGGGCATCGAGGCCGGTCTGATGAACACCATCCACGCCTACACCAACGACCAGGTGCTGACGGATGTCTATCATTCGGATCTGCGTCGTGCCCGTTCCGCCACCATGTCCATGATTCCCACCAAAACCGGTGCCGCCGCCGCGGTGGGCCTGGTGATGCCGGAATTGAACGGCAAGCTGGATGGCTTCGCCGTGCGCGTGCCCACCATCAACGTCTCCATGGTGGATCTGAGCTTCACCGCTTCCCGCGAAACCAGCGTGGAAGAGATCAACGGCATCCTGAAGGAAGCCGCCGAAGGGCCGCTCAAGGGCGTGCTGGCTTTCAGTGAGGAACCACTGGTGTCCGTGGACTTCAACCACGACCCGGCTTCCTCCACCGTGGATGCCGGTCTGACCAAGGTCATCAACGGCAACCTGGTCAAGGTCTGCGCCTGGTACGACAATGAGTGGGGCTTCTCCAACCGCATGCTGGATACCGCCCTGGCCTTGATGAAGGCCTGA
- the tkt gene encoding transketolase, translating to MPSRRELANAIRALSMDAVQKANSGHPGAPMGMADIAEVLWNDFFRHNPLNPKWDDRDRFVMSNGHGSMLVYSVLHLTGYDLSMDEIRNFRQLHSMTPGHPEYGYAPGVETTTGPLGQGLANAVGMALGEKILSARFNQPGYDIVDHFTYVFMGDGCLMEGISHEACSLAGTLGLGKLIAFYDDNGISIDGEVDGWFTDDTPRRFEAYGWHVVRDVDGHDAEAVKAAIEQARAETGKPSIICCKTVIGFGSPNKKGTAGVHGAALGDEEVAAARKELDWPHAPFEVPDEIRHGWDARSAGQEVEDAWRRLFENYRREHPELAAEYQRRMSAELPGDWEAVMGELLTQVNEAGEKLATRKASGNVLDALGHAMPELIGGSADLSGSNNTQFKGAKTVTAADPDGNYIYYGVREFAMSAMVSGLALHGGFVPYAGTFLTFSDYARNAVRMAALMKVGSIFVYTHDSIGLGEDGPTHQSVEHLASLRLIPNMTVWRPCDTLETAVAWQDAVERRSAPTCLALSRQGLPFQPRDAETIARIRRGAYVLSDSEGKPDLILIGTGSEVALCTEAADRLREEGLKVRVVSMPSSCVFQRQEPEYRRSVLPADVPARVAVEAGVTACWRRWVGDAGEVVGLDTFGESAPADDVFKHFGFTVTNVIETARGVLKNLGN from the coding sequence ATGCCCTCACGCAGAGAACTTGCCAACGCCATTCGCGCCCTCAGCATGGATGCCGTCCAGAAGGCCAACTCCGGTCACCCGGGCGCGCCCATGGGCATGGCCGACATTGCCGAAGTCCTGTGGAACGATTTTTTCCGCCATAACCCGCTCAATCCCAAGTGGGATGACCGCGACCGTTTCGTCATGTCCAATGGCCACGGTTCCATGCTGGTCTATTCGGTACTCCATCTGACGGGTTACGACCTGTCCATGGACGAGATTCGCAATTTTCGGCAGCTGCATTCCATGACCCCGGGGCATCCGGAATACGGTTATGCGCCGGGTGTTGAGACCACGACCGGCCCACTCGGTCAGGGTCTGGCGAATGCCGTGGGCATGGCGCTGGGCGAGAAGATCCTGTCCGCCCGCTTCAACCAGCCCGGATACGACATTGTTGACCACTTCACCTATGTCTTCATGGGTGATGGCTGCCTGATGGAAGGCATTTCCCATGAAGCCTGCTCCCTGGCCGGTACGCTGGGCCTGGGCAAGCTGATCGCCTTCTACGACGACAATGGCATTTCCATTGATGGCGAAGTGGACGGCTGGTTCACCGACGATACGCCCCGGCGCTTCGAAGCCTATGGCTGGCATGTGGTGCGTGACGTGGATGGCCATGACGCCGAGGCCGTGAAGGCCGCCATCGAGCAGGCCCGCGCCGAAACCGGCAAGCCGAGCATCATTTGCTGCAAGACGGTGATTGGCTTCGGTTCACCCAACAAGAAGGGAACTGCCGGTGTCCACGGCGCGGCTCTGGGCGACGAGGAAGTGGCGGCGGCCCGCAAGGAACTGGACTGGCCCCATGCGCCCTTCGAGGTGCCGGACGAGATCCGCCATGGCTGGGATGCCCGCAGTGCCGGGCAGGAAGTGGAAGATGCCTGGCGTCGCCTGTTCGAGAACTATCGTCGGGAACATCCGGAACTGGCCGCCGAATACCAGCGCCGCATGAGCGCCGAGCTGCCGGGTGACTGGGAAGCCGTGATGGGTGAGCTTCTCACCCAGGTCAATGAAGCCGGCGAGAAACTGGCTACCCGCAAGGCCTCAGGCAATGTGCTGGATGCGCTTGGGCATGCCATGCCGGAACTGATTGGCGGCTCGGCTGACCTCAGTGGCTCCAATAACACCCAGTTCAAGGGCGCGAAGACCGTCACCGCCGCTGACCCGGATGGCAATTACATTTATTACGGCGTGCGCGAGTTCGCCATGTCGGCCATGGTGTCCGGCCTGGCGTTGCACGGCGGTTTCGTGCCCTATGCCGGCACCTTCCTGACCTTCTCCGATTACGCCCGCAATGCCGTGCGCATGGCGGCGCTGATGAAGGTGGGTTCGATCTTCGTCTACACCCACGATTCCATTGGCCTGGGTGAAGATGGTCCCACTCACCAATCGGTGGAGCATCTGGCGTCCCTGCGGCTGATTCCAAATATGACCGTCTGGCGGCCCTGTGACACTCTGGAAACAGCCGTTGCCTGGCAGGATGCGGTGGAGCGCCGCAGTGCCCCGACTTGCCTCGCCCTGTCCCGGCAGGGGCTGCCTTTCCAGCCCCGAGATGCCGAGACCATCGCTCGTATCCGGCGCGGCGCCTACGTGCTGTCTGACAGCGAGGGCAAACCGGATCTGATTCTCATCGGCACCGGATCGGAAGTGGCACTGTGTACGGAAGCCGCCGATCGACTGCGGGAGGAGGGGCTCAAGGTGCGCGTGGTGTCCATGCCATCGAGCTGTGTCTTCCAGCGCCAGGAGCCGGAGTACCGCCGTTCCGTGCTGCCCGCCGATGTGCCGGCCCGGGTAGCCGTGGAAGCCGGGGTCACGGCTTGCTGGCGGCGCTGGGTGGGTGATGCCGGCGAAGTGGTCGGTCTGGATACCTTCGGCGAGTCGGCCCCCGCCGACGATGTCTTCAAGCATTTCGGATTTACCGTGACCAACGTCATTGAGACCGCCCGCGGCGTGCTCAAGAATCTCGGTAATTGA
- a CDS encoding glycosyltransferase: MSLTVLHVFRQIDAGERHQLLGQKAQGVDVHVVCAGRANFQDDLAAAGIPVHHIDFERRIDRPAIARLRELVETIRPDIVHAFMKICLSNAIRAIDGLPPRLVAYRGIVGNLHWLDPSSRRTFFHPRVDRIICVCEAIRQDLLSNRFLGWGLPEEKVVTIHKGHIVDWWRRDDTPEDLSEVGVPAGAPVIGCVAQMRKRKGIPLLVEAFEQLANREAHLVLIGKVGDRQVPGRIARSPARDRIHLLGWRPDAARLAGAFDIFVLPSLRREGLPRAVIEAMCQNVPPVVTDSGGSPELIEDGVSGRIVASGQVAPLVAALDGLLADPAGRQRMGEAAEQRIRQCFTPEQTVERTLALYREILPAR; this comes from the coding sequence ATGTCGCTGACGGTATTGCATGTCTTTCGCCAGATTGATGCGGGTGAACGCCACCAGTTGCTGGGCCAGAAGGCTCAGGGGGTGGATGTGCATGTGGTCTGCGCGGGGCGGGCCAATTTCCAGGACGATCTGGCCGCCGCCGGAATCCCGGTGCATCACATCGATTTCGAACGCCGCATTGATCGCCCGGCCATTGCCCGTCTGCGGGAACTGGTCGAGACCATTCGGCCGGACATCGTGCATGCCTTCATGAAGATCTGCCTGTCCAATGCCATTCGGGCCATCGACGGTCTGCCCCCGCGCCTGGTGGCCTACCGCGGCATTGTCGGCAACCTGCACTGGCTGGATCCTTCTTCGCGGCGCACCTTCTTTCATCCCCGGGTGGATCGCATCATCTGCGTCTGCGAGGCCATCCGCCAGGATCTGCTGAGCAATCGCTTCCTCGGCTGGGGCCTGCCGGAAGAAAAGGTGGTTACCATTCACAAGGGCCACATCGTGGACTGGTGGCGGCGGGATGACACGCCGGAGGACCTGAGCGAGGTGGGGGTGCCGGCCGGCGCACCGGTGATCGGCTGCGTGGCCCAGATGCGCAAGCGCAAGGGCATTCCCCTGCTGGTGGAGGCCTTCGAGCAGCTGGCGAATCGGGAGGCCCACCTGGTGCTGATCGGCAAGGTGGGTGACCGCCAGGTGCCTGGGCGCATCGCCCGCAGCCCGGCGCGGGATCGCATCCACCTGCTGGGCTGGCGGCCGGACGCGGCCCGCCTGGCCGGCGCCTTCGACATCTTCGTCCTGCCCTCATTGCGGCGGGAAGGCCTGCCGCGGGCGGTGATCGAGGCCATGTGCCAGAACGTTCCCCCCGTGGTGACCGACTCCGGCGGCAGCCCGGAGCTGATCGAGGACGGCGTCAGCGGGCGTATCGTGGCCTCGGGCCAGGTGGCCCCGTTGGTCGCCGCCCTGGATGGCCTGCTGGCCGACCCCGCCGGGCGTCAGCGCATGGGGGAGGCGGCCGAGCAGCGGATTCGCCAGTGCTTTACCCCCGAGCAGACGGTGGAGCGCACCCTGGCGCTTTATCGGGAGATTCTGCCCGCCCGTTGA
- a CDS encoding SAM hydrolase/SAM-dependent halogenase family protein: MLFAYTDFHHRGPYVGELEAAALRHCRGPFIHLMHDAPAFDAATAGLLLAGLSRQFRPGDICLAIVDPGVGGPRWPVALKADGCWYVGPDNGLLTAVAEQSREQEWWEITWQPEDLSSSFHGRDQFAPFAGQLASGRTPTAIGARPLHDPVTLATRREQILYIDGYGNAVTGIEGHGIQPEQQLSVAGQTVDYAFTFTSVPRGTPLWYINSMGLVEIAINQASAAEELGLAIGSPIEVESA; this comes from the coding sequence ATGCTGTTTGCCTACACCGATTTTCACCATCGCGGCCCTTACGTCGGGGAACTGGAAGCGGCGGCCCTTCGCCACTGCCGCGGCCCCTTCATCCACTTGATGCACGACGCCCCGGCCTTTGATGCGGCCACTGCCGGCCTGTTGCTGGCCGGGCTGAGTCGCCAGTTCCGGCCCGGCGATATCTGCCTGGCCATCGTGGACCCCGGCGTTGGCGGACCGCGCTGGCCAGTGGCGCTGAAGGCCGATGGCTGCTGGTACGTGGGGCCGGACAATGGCCTGCTCACGGCGGTCGCCGAACAGTCCCGTGAACAGGAATGGTGGGAAATCACCTGGCAGCCGGAAGACCTCTCCAGCAGCTTCCACGGCCGCGACCAGTTCGCACCCTTCGCCGGGCAGCTCGCCAGTGGCCGCACGCCCACGGCCATAGGGGCCAGACCCCTGCATGACCCGGTCACCCTTGCCACCCGTCGGGAACAGATTCTCTACATCGATGGCTACGGCAATGCCGTGACCGGCATCGAAGGTCATGGCATCCAGCCCGAGCAGCAACTCAGCGTGGCCGGACAGACCGTGGATTACGCCTTCACCTTCACCAGCGTGCCCAGGGGAACCCCCCTTTGGTACATCAATTCCATGGGCCTGGTGGAGATTGCCATCAATCAGGCCAGTGCGGCCGAAGAACTGGGGTTGGCAATCGGCTCCCCGATCGAGGTCGAATCCGCCTGA
- a CDS encoding acyl-CoA thioesterase: MFERDYEIRWVDLDPNGHMRHSAYLDYGAQIRLAALADAGLGMGEMAKLGVGPVLYKESIEYHREIRGGETIRIGTELTGVSKNGKHWRMRHVIKKADGEVAAVIEVRGAWLDLKARRIAPAPEQVQAVVDAMPHAEDFEVFDSSRR, translated from the coding sequence ATGTTCGAGAGAGACTACGAGATACGCTGGGTGGATCTGGATCCCAATGGGCATATGCGGCATAGCGCCTATCTGGATTACGGTGCCCAGATTCGTCTGGCCGCCCTGGCTGATGCCGGGCTGGGCATGGGGGAGATGGCGAAGCTCGGGGTGGGACCGGTGCTGTACAAGGAGAGCATCGAGTATCACCGGGAGATTCGCGGTGGGGAGACCATTCGCATCGGGACCGAACTCACCGGGGTGTCGAAGAACGGCAAGCACTGGCGCATGCGCCATGTGATCAAGAAGGCCGATGGCGAGGTGGCCGCGGTGATCGAGGTACGGGGTGCCTGGCTGGACCTCAAGGCGCGGCGCATTGCCCCGGCACCGGAACAGGTACAGGCCGTGGTGGATGCCATGCCCCATGCCGAGGATTTCGAGGTGTTTGATTCCAGCCGGCGTTGA